One part of the Salvelinus fontinalis isolate EN_2023a chromosome 4, ASM2944872v1, whole genome shotgun sequence genome encodes these proteins:
- the LOC129852978 gene encoding myb-like protein X — protein sequence MKLTRSHWCPQSLHEGGLSDRRNLIGPVCSVYSDVVYHTELTSLFYTIGSGLYYLQQETREDKLKREASAGELELKMEKELKEKLRQEMMKQLEEKDTQLDDMTQEVREKERLLEEKNQIMGQREKLLEEKENQLEEKDKQLKDRDIQLEALRKNLQDKNSQVENFRVLLQEKDLQLEDRNHRFGEKDKLLEEREKLLEEKDNVLEEKENQLKERDLQLEDRNYRLGEKDRLLEEREKVLEERDKLLEERDKLLEERDKLLEERDKVLERKENELKESRQEVEEKDNLLEEREKQLKERDKQLEDVNNENAELAQQICDVKTEVERLRREISAQMTEPGETSDTGSILPVRRRHSMDDPPDMGGETSDTDPTPPPRRTNSMMLPPTSMGGESSSPDSPVSPSVSELRLVLLGRTGAGRSAAGNTILGREEFGAQASPSAVTQRSKRREGDVCGRRLVLVDTPDWFCPGLSLEEMRQDVGLCVRLSAPGPHAFLLVIPVEPSKGEERGVLERIEEVFGEGCWEHTVILFTHDDGLKEQSIEEFLQAGSQDLQQLVEKSGSRYHVLNIKDRAHGTQVSELLDQVEEMVAGNRERFYSSQTYQEAETQVREMEGKIQRERGERKQREERDLRERLQKELQDSLIKIEGVIQEHEGDIRTLSERTSELERQVKEERDEEKKIELERELKRESDRREEMERKLERLREKTENERREMEERHKQEIEEMMENYEGEARVEAERNMMKIVLPELQRNMMISQTKMQREFSRQMEEKDRQMKEKDRAIVERDGEIQGLIDRLWEMCK from the exons ATGAAGTTAACCAGATCTCATTGGTGCCCACAGTCCCTACATGAGGGAGGCTTGAGTGACAGGAGAAATCTGATTGGGCCTGTTTGTTCTGTATATAGTGATGTAGTCTACCACACAGAACTCACCTCTCTGTTTTACACCATAGGATCAGGTTTGTACTATTTACAACAAGAGACTCGGGAGGACAAGCTGAAGAGGGAGGCATCAGCTGGTGAGCTTG AGTTGAAGATGGAAAAAGAATTAAAAGAGAAATTAAGACAGGAGATGATGAAACAACTAGAGGAGAAAGACACACAACTGGATGATATGACccaggaagtgagagagaaagagagactccTGGAGGAGAAGAACCAGATAATGGGACAGAGGGAGAAACTATTAGAAGAGAAAGAAAACCAACTGGAAGAGAAAGACAAGCAACTAAAGGATAGAGACATTCAACTAGAGGCACTGAGAAAGAACCTGCAGGACAAGAACAGCCAAGTAGAGAACTTCAGAGTCCTACTGCAGGAAAAAGaccttcaactagaggacaggaacCACAGATTTGGAGAGAAGGACAAActactggaagagagagagaaactactGGAAGAGAAAGACAACGTACTGGAAGAGAAAGAGAACCAACTAAAGGAAAGAGaccttcaactagaggacagaaaCTATAGACTGGGGGAGAAGGACAGActactggaagagagagagaaagtactggaagagagagataaactactggaagagagagacaaactactggaagagagagacaaactACTGGAAGAAAGAGACAAGGTGCTGGAGAGAAAAGAAAATGAACTAAAAGAGAGTAGACAGGAAGTAGAAGAGAAAGATAAcctactagaggagagagagaagcagttaaaggaaagagacaaacagctGGAGGATGTCAACAATGAAAATGCTGAACTGG CTCAACAGATATGTGATGTGAAGACTGAGGTAGAGAGACTGAGAAGAGAGATCTCAGCCCAGATGACTG AACCTGGAGAGACGTCAGATACAGGTTCCATACTCCCAGTCAGGAGGAGACACAGCATGGATGATCCTCCAGACA TGGGAGGAGAGACCTCAGATACAGACCCCACACCTCCACCGAGGAGGACAAACAGCATGATGTTACCTCCAACATCTA tGGGAGGAGAGAGCAGCAGTCCAGACTCCCCAGTGTCTCCCAGTGTGTCTGAGCTGAGACTGGTGCTGCTGGGGAGGACTGGGGCTGGGAGGAGTGCAGCAGGAAACACCATCCTGGGCAGAGAGGAGTTTGGGGCCCAGGCCAGCCCCTCTGCAGTGACCCAGAGGagtaagaggagagagggggacgtGTGTGGGAGACGGCTGGTGCTGGTGGACACTCCAGACTGGTTCTGTCCTGGACTCTCTCTGGAGGAGATGAGACAGGATGTGGGGCtctgtgtccgtctgtctgcccCGGGACCCCACGCCTTCCTCCTGGTCATACCAGTGGAGCCCtctaagggggaggagagaggggtgctggagagaatagaggaggtgTTTGGGGAGGGTTGTTGGGAACACACTGTGATTCTATTTACTCATGATGATGGCCTGAAAGAGCAGAGCATTGAGGAGTTTCTCCAAGCAGGAAGTCAGGACCTCCAGCAGCTTGTAGAGAAAAGTGGGAGCAGGTACCACGTCCTCAACATTAAGGACAGGGCCCATGGCACTCAGGTATCAGAGCTGCTGGATCAGGTGGAGGAGATGGTggcaggaaacagagagagattctACAGCAGTCAGACCTACCAGGAGGCAGAGACCCAGGTTAGAGAAATGGAGGGAAAGAtccaaagagagagaggagagaggaaacagagggaggagagagacttgAGAGAGAGGCTTCAGAAGGAGTTGCAGGACTCTCTGATAAAGATAGAGGGAGTGATCCAGGAACATGAGGGAGATATCAGAACACTCAGTGAAAGAACCAGTGAACTGGAGAGACAGGtgaaagaagagagggatgaggagaagaaAATAGAACTGGAGAGGGAGCTGAAGAGGGAGTCTgataggagggaggagatggagagaaagctggagagattgagagagaagacagagaatgagaggagggagatggaggagagacacaaacaggagatagaggagatgatGGAGAACTATGAAGGAGAGGCCAGAGTTGAAGCAGAGAGAAACATGATGAAGATAGTCCTACCTGAGTTACAGAGGAACATGATGATCTCACAGACAAAGATGCAGAGGGAGTTCAGCAGACAGATGgaggagaaggatagacagatgaAGGAGAAGGATAGAGCGATTGTggaaagggatggagagatacagggaCTGATAGATAGACTGTGGGAGATGTGCAAATGA